The [Flavobacterium] thermophilum genome has a segment encoding these proteins:
- the yvyI gene encoding Putative mannose-6-phosphate isomerase yvyI: MDLEPIFLTPVFQERIWGGTKLAERFGYDIPSSQTGECWAVSAHPHGQTVVARGPFAGMTLGQLWEERRDLFGHFPSDRFPLLTKILDANADLSVQVHPDDEYAKTHEGGELGKTECWYIIDCKPGAQLIYGHHAETKEQLRAMMEAGEWDRLLRKVPIRPGDFFYVPSGTIHALCEGTLVLETQQSSDTTYRVYDYDRVDSQGRKRELHLEKAIDVTTVPHRDTDVRPHVSEIPGATVTTFVEGDYFGVQKWDVRGAAEWEQTKPFLIVSILQGEGELVHNERTYAIRQGDHFILPHRFGKFTIRGMLEAIASWPRAGK; encoded by the coding sequence ATGGACCTTGAACCGATTTTTCTCACCCCTGTCTTTCAAGAGCGCATTTGGGGCGGCACGAAGCTGGCCGAACGATTCGGCTATGACATTCCGTCTTCGCAAACAGGGGAATGCTGGGCGGTGTCCGCCCATCCACACGGGCAGACGGTCGTCGCCCGCGGACCGTTTGCCGGGATGACGCTCGGGCAATTATGGGAGGAACGCCGCGACTTATTCGGCCATTTTCCATCTGACCGCTTTCCGCTGTTGACGAAAATTTTAGACGCCAATGCTGATTTGTCAGTCCAAGTCCACCCGGACGATGAATACGCGAAAACGCATGAAGGCGGAGAGCTCGGCAAAACGGAGTGCTGGTACATCATCGATTGCAAGCCGGGCGCCCAGTTGATTTACGGCCATCATGCAGAAACGAAAGAGCAGCTGCGCGCCATGATGGAGGCGGGGGAATGGGATCGTTTGCTGCGGAAAGTGCCGATCCGCCCCGGTGACTTCTTCTATGTCCCGAGCGGCACCATCCACGCCCTTTGCGAAGGGACGCTCGTCCTTGAGACGCAGCAAAGCTCGGATACGACCTACCGCGTCTACGATTACGACCGCGTCGACAGCCAAGGGCGGAAGCGCGAGCTTCATCTCGAGAAAGCGATTGACGTCACGACCGTCCCGCACCGCGACACGGATGTCCGCCCCCATGTCTCCGAAATTCCTGGCGCGACAGTAACAACCTTCGTGGAAGGCGACTATTTCGGCGTCCAAAAATGGGATGTCCGCGGCGCCGCTGAGTGGGAGCAGACGAAACCGTTTCTCATCGTCAGCATCCTCCAAGGCGAGGGTGAGCTCGTTCATAATGAGCGGACATACGCGATCCGCCAAGGCGACCACTTTATTTTGCCGCACCGATTCGGCAAGTTCACGATTCGCG
- the puuB gene encoding Gamma-glutamylputrescine oxidoreductase, translating to MSSLPPIVEPYWRDSVSLRSFPKLDADISVDVAVIGGGISGITTAYLLATQGARVALLEADRLLNGTTGHTTAKITAQHDLVYDEFLNHFGAEKARLYYDACMDALHFIRRTIEEQQIDCDLCEQDAYIYTTSSSSFQKLVKEWEAYERLGIDGAFVESIPLPLPVAAAVVMKRQAQFHPLKYLVKLVDAITQAGGAIYEHTPAADIEQGRRLAVTTRDKKRVECDHVAVCSHFPFYDGGFYFSRMYAERSYVLGVTIAEPYPGGMYLSADEPKRSVRSAAAGGETLILIGGENHKTGQGVPTMRHYEALSSFASQLFTVNDIRYRWSAQDLTTLDKLPYIGPMTAGTPNIYVATGYRKWGMTNGTVAGMLLSDLILDRDNRYRDLYSPSRFYADPSMKQFFTTNLDVAKHFLEGKIEPVIRRPQDLARGEGAVVSVNGKRAGAYKDEAGTLHVVDTTCTHMGCELEWNSGDKTWDCPCHGSRFSIDGDVIEGPATRPLARIELDDAK from the coding sequence ATGTCGTCCCTTCCTCCCATCGTGGAACCGTACTGGCGTGATTCCGTTTCACTTCGGTCGTTTCCGAAGCTCGATGCGGACATTTCCGTCGACGTCGCGGTCATCGGCGGCGGCATTTCCGGCATTACAACCGCTTATTTGCTGGCGACGCAAGGGGCGCGCGTCGCCCTTCTGGAAGCCGATCGGCTCCTTAACGGCACGACCGGCCATACGACAGCGAAAATCACCGCCCAACACGATCTCGTTTACGATGAGTTTCTCAATCATTTTGGCGCAGAAAAGGCGAGGCTCTATTATGACGCCTGCATGGACGCGCTCCATTTTATCCGCCGCACGATCGAAGAGCAACAGATCGACTGCGATCTTTGCGAGCAAGATGCCTACATTTATACGACGTCTTCCTCCTCTTTCCAAAAACTAGTGAAAGAGTGGGAAGCGTATGAACGGCTCGGCATTGACGGCGCCTTCGTTGAGTCAATCCCGCTCCCGCTGCCGGTGGCGGCAGCGGTCGTGATGAAGCGGCAGGCGCAGTTCCACCCGCTCAAATATTTGGTCAAGCTCGTTGACGCCATCACGCAGGCCGGCGGCGCCATTTACGAGCACACGCCGGCGGCGGACATCGAGCAAGGAAGACGGTTAGCGGTCACAACACGCGACAAAAAACGGGTCGAGTGCGACCATGTCGCCGTCTGTTCCCACTTTCCGTTTTACGACGGCGGGTTTTACTTTTCGCGCATGTACGCCGAACGGTCGTACGTATTGGGAGTGACGATCGCTGAACCGTACCCGGGCGGGATGTATTTAAGTGCCGACGAACCGAAGCGCTCGGTTCGCTCCGCAGCGGCAGGCGGCGAGACGCTCATCTTGATCGGCGGCGAAAATCATAAAACCGGCCAAGGCGTGCCGACGATGCGTCATTACGAGGCGCTGTCCTCGTTCGCTTCGCAGCTGTTTACGGTGAATGACATCCGTTACCGTTGGTCGGCCCAAGATTTGACGACGCTTGATAAATTGCCATATATCGGCCCGATGACGGCAGGGACGCCAAACATTTATGTCGCGACAGGGTACCGGAAGTGGGGGATGACGAACGGGACGGTCGCCGGGATGCTTTTGTCTGACCTCATTCTCGACCGCGACAACCGATACCGCGACTTGTACTCTCCGTCGCGCTTTTACGCTGATCCAAGCATGAAGCAGTTTTTCACGACAAACCTTGACGTCGCCAAACATTTTCTGGAGGGAAAGATCGAACCGGTTATCCGCCGGCCGCAAGATTTGGCGCGCGGAGAAGGGGCGGTTGTCTCGGTCAACGGAAAGCGGGCGGGCGCCTATAAGGACGAGGCGGGAACGCTTCATGTCGTTGATACGACGTGCACCCATATGGGCTGCGAGCTGGAGTGGAACAGCGGCGACAAGACGTGGGACTGTCCATGCCATGGCTCGCGCTTCTCGATCGATGGCGATGTTATCGAAGGACCGGCGACACGGCCGCTCGCGCGCATTGAACTTGATGACGCGAAGTGA
- the proY gene encoding Proline-specific permease ProY, producing MEQKQPQLHRGLEERHISLMSLGAAIGVGLFLGSASAIEMAGPAILLGYAVIINFVVLTAALSSCNSGIFSTSRMLFNLAEQQEAPSAFGRLTKRGIPGAALIATALVMLVGVYLNYVSEKVFQWVTSIATFGAIWTWAVILLSQLKFRKQLSAEQAQRLTFKLPLHPYSSYVSLAFLIGVAALMAYFPDTRIALIIGPAWLLLLTAVYFAKGMHRRQHGQAEEKQAG from the coding sequence ATGGAGCAAAAACAGCCGCAATTGCATCGGGGATTGGAAGAACGGCACATCTCGCTCATGTCGCTCGGTGCAGCGATCGGCGTCGGCTTATTCCTCGGTTCGGCGTCCGCGATTGAAATGGCCGGGCCGGCGATTTTGCTCGGCTATGCAGTCATCATCAACTTTGTCGTCTTGACCGCCGCCTTGTCGTCGTGCAACAGCGGCATTTTCAGCACCAGCCGGATGCTGTTTAACCTTGCTGAACAGCAAGAAGCGCCGAGCGCATTCGGCCGGCTGACGAAACGCGGCATTCCGGGCGCCGCCTTGATCGCCACTGCGCTTGTCATGCTTGTCGGCGTATATTTGAACTACGTATCGGAAAAAGTGTTCCAATGGGTGACAAGCATCGCCACATTCGGCGCCATTTGGACGTGGGCGGTAATTTTGCTGTCCCAGCTGAAATTCCGCAAACAGTTGAGCGCGGAACAAGCACAACGTCTCACGTTCAAACTTCCGCTTCATCCGTACAGCTCATACGTGTCGCTTGCCTTTTTGATCGGCGTTGCCGCCCTAATGGCGTATTTCCCGGATACGCGCATCGCCTTGATCATCGGCCCGGCCTGGCTGCTGCTTTTGACGGCAGTATACTTCGCCAAAGGAATGCATCGTCGCCAGCATGGCCAAGCCGAAGAAAAGCAAGCTGGATGA
- the trmH gene encoding tRNA (guanosine(18)-2'-O)-methyltransferase: MEEREAKAFLEQLQHEGLLTESTRPVWEMILPRRLKRMYEVLNERTRYITVLIEAVDDPHNQAAVLRTAEAFGVQDVHIVTGKAPFSPNRLVTRYADQWLTLRHKPDIKTAIADLKQQGYQVYASYLGEGTIPLSDIDLSRPTALLFGNEHSGVSEEALRLADGTFVIPMYGFVQSFNISVAAALALYDVTERARRQAGERYYLSPGEKKVLYEQWMWQTLNPRIRKQLEQQGYTIQNNGGQPGSFQ; the protein is encoded by the coding sequence ATGGAAGAACGGGAAGCGAAAGCGTTTCTTGAACAGCTGCAGCACGAAGGACTGCTCACCGAATCGACGCGTCCGGTTTGGGAAATGATTTTGCCGAGGCGGTTGAAGCGGATGTATGAGGTTTTGAACGAGCGCACCCGCTATATTACCGTCTTGATCGAAGCGGTCGATGACCCACACAACCAAGCAGCGGTGCTGCGGACGGCCGAGGCATTTGGCGTTCAAGACGTTCATATTGTGACTGGAAAGGCGCCGTTTTCGCCGAACCGGCTTGTGACGCGCTATGCCGATCAGTGGCTGACGCTCCGCCATAAGCCAGATATCAAAACGGCCATTGCCGACTTGAAACAGCAAGGGTATCAAGTGTATGCAAGCTATCTCGGCGAGGGGACGATTCCGCTTTCCGACATCGATCTGTCCCGACCGACGGCGTTGTTGTTTGGCAACGAGCATAGCGGCGTGTCGGAAGAGGCGCTCCGCTTGGCGGACGGAACGTTTGTCATTCCGATGTACGGCTTTGTGCAAAGCTTTAACATTTCCGTCGCCGCGGCGTTGGCGCTCTATGATGTCACCGAGCGGGCGCGCCGCCAGGCAGGGGAGCGCTACTATTTATCGCCCGGGGAGAAAAAGGTGTTGTATGAACAGTGGATGTGGCAAACGTTAAATCCACGAATCCGCAAACAATTGGAACAACAAGGATATACAATACAAAACAACGGAGGACAGCCGGGCTCCTTTCAATAA
- the qoxA gene encoding Quinol oxidase subunit 2 precursor — translation MKRARWRAVLVLPFLFLLGGCVERTAVLNPQGPVARMQYDLIMWSVGFMLFIIVVVFTLFAVFLIRYREKPENAGYEPPDEEGNTLLEVVWTAIPILIVAALAVPTVKATFALEKPPTEKVKPITIHVTAANWKWIFSYPEENIETVNYVHIPAGVPVKFKLTSVGPMNSFWVPELGGQKYAMDGMETELILQADKPGSYMGRSANFSGEKFAHMEFEVVAQTGDDFRKWVNEVKQTAPKLDEEKYTQILKPGLVGRMTFSNTHLQWIDHAKQHSHHGDGKPMKNDDQHDETMTNGHHHGE, via the coding sequence ATGAAACGGGCGAGATGGCGCGCGGTGCTGGTTTTGCCGTTTTTGTTTTTGCTTGGGGGCTGCGTGGAGCGCACGGCCGTGCTCAATCCGCAAGGGCCGGTAGCGCGCATGCAGTATGATTTGATCATGTGGTCTGTCGGCTTTATGTTGTTCATTATTGTTGTTGTATTTACGTTGTTTGCCGTTTTTCTCATTCGTTATCGCGAGAAGCCGGAAAATGCCGGCTATGAGCCGCCGGATGAGGAAGGAAACACGTTGCTTGAAGTCGTCTGGACGGCCATTCCGATTTTGATTGTCGCTGCGCTCGCTGTTCCAACAGTGAAGGCGACGTTTGCGTTGGAAAAGCCGCCGACCGAGAAAGTGAAACCGATCACGATTCATGTGACGGCGGCGAACTGGAAATGGATTTTCAGCTATCCGGAAGAAAACATTGAAACGGTCAACTACGTCCATATTCCGGCCGGTGTGCCGGTCAAATTCAAGCTCACGTCCGTCGGACCGATGAATTCGTTTTGGGTGCCGGAATTAGGTGGGCAAAAATATGCGATGGACGGCATGGAGACAGAGCTGATTTTGCAAGCCGATAAGCCCGGCTCCTACATGGGGCGGAGCGCCAACTTTTCCGGGGAAAAGTTCGCCCATATGGAGTTTGAGGTCGTCGCACAAACGGGAGATGACTTCCGCAAATGGGTGAATGAAGTGAAACAAACCGCCCCGAAGCTCGATGAGGAAAAATACACACAAATTTTAAAACCGGGGCTTGTTGGGCGAATGACGTTTTCGAACACCCACTTGCAATGGATTGACCATGCGAAACAGCACAGCCATCATGGAGATGGAAAGCCAATGAAAAATGACGATCAACATGATGAAACGATGACAAACGGTCACCATCATGGGGAGTAG
- the qoxB gene encoding Quinol oxidase subunit 1: MKWSEFFVTGEPLIYAADVAIVLTIIGIVFVLTYFKKWKWLWNEWLTTVDHKKIGVMYIICAVLMLFRGGVDALLMRAQLTAPNMKFLDAQHYNEIFTTHGTIMILFMAMPFIIGLMNIVVPLQIGARDVAFPYLNALSFWLFFFGALLFNISFVIGGSPDAGWTAYFPLAGNEFSPGVGNNYYAVALQISGIGTLMTGINFLVTILKMRAPGMTLMRMPMFTWTILITCVLIIFAFPVLTVALALMTFDRLFDTQFFTMANGGMSMLWANLFWIWGHPEVYIVILPAFGIFSEVVSTFAQKRLFGYKAMVGSIVGIAFLSFIVWVHHFFTMGAGPAVNSAFSITTMAIAIPTGVKIFNWLFTIRKGKIRFTTAMLWSLAFIPNFVIGGVTGVMLAMAAADYQYHNSYFLIAHFHYVLIAGTVFACFAGLHYWYPKMFGHILNERLGKWTFWLFMIGFNICFFPMYFLGLMGMTRRMYTYSAGLGWTPLNVVATVGAVLMGIGFIVLCYNIYYSARYGERDMTGDPWNGRTLEWATASPPVHYNFPVTPVVEDVDAYWVMKKKYGGFHVKEEDLKPIHMPSNSGRPFWMSVAFFVAGFGLVFKWFALAIVGALFIVLGLILRSFEDDDGYHIPVDEIKRMERAARKGA, encoded by the coding sequence ATGAAATGGAGCGAGTTTTTCGTAACCGGAGAGCCGCTCATTTACGCGGCTGATGTCGCGATCGTTTTAACGATAATCGGCATTGTGTTCGTCTTGACGTATTTTAAAAAATGGAAATGGCTGTGGAACGAATGGCTCACTACCGTCGACCATAAAAAAATCGGCGTCATGTACATTATTTGCGCAGTTTTGATGCTCTTCCGCGGCGGCGTCGATGCGCTTTTGATGCGGGCGCAGCTGACGGCTCCGAATATGAAATTTCTTGATGCCCAGCACTACAATGAAATTTTTACGACGCACGGGACGATTATGATTTTGTTTATGGCGATGCCGTTCATCATCGGCTTGATGAACATCGTCGTTCCGCTGCAAATCGGGGCGCGCGACGTCGCGTTTCCATATTTGAATGCGTTAAGCTTTTGGCTCTTTTTCTTCGGTGCGTTGCTGTTTAACATTTCATTCGTCATCGGCGGATCGCCGGATGCCGGTTGGACGGCGTACTTCCCGCTTGCCGGCAACGAATTCAGCCCTGGCGTCGGCAACAACTATTACGCTGTCGCTTTACAAATTTCCGGGATCGGAACATTGATGACCGGGATCAACTTCCTTGTCACGATTTTAAAAATGCGCGCGCCGGGCATGACATTGATGCGCATGCCGATGTTTACGTGGACGATTCTCATTACGTGCGTGCTCATTATTTTCGCCTTCCCGGTGTTGACGGTCGCCTTGGCGCTCATGACGTTTGACCGGCTGTTTGATACGCAGTTTTTCACGATGGCCAACGGCGGCATGTCGATGCTCTGGGCGAACTTGTTCTGGATTTGGGGCCATCCGGAAGTGTATATCGTCATTTTGCCGGCGTTCGGCATTTTCTCGGAAGTGGTCAGCACGTTTGCGCAGAAACGGCTGTTCGGTTATAAGGCGATGGTCGGTTCGATCGTGGGCATTGCGTTCCTGAGCTTTATCGTTTGGGTGCACCACTTCTTTACGATGGGCGCAGGGCCGGCCGTGAACTCTGCCTTCTCGATCACGACGATGGCGATCGCCATTCCGACCGGGGTGAAAATTTTCAACTGGCTGTTTACGATCCGAAAAGGGAAGATCCGCTTTACGACGGCGATGCTTTGGTCGCTGGCGTTCATTCCGAACTTCGTCATCGGCGGCGTGACGGGGGTTATGTTGGCGATGGCGGCGGCCGATTATCAATACCATAACAGCTATTTTCTGATTGCCCATTTCCATTACGTGTTGATCGCGGGTACGGTGTTCGCCTGCTTTGCCGGTTTGCATTATTGGTATCCGAAAATGTTCGGCCATATCTTGAATGAACGGCTTGGCAAGTGGACGTTTTGGCTGTTTATGATCGGCTTTAACATCTGCTTCTTCCCGATGTATTTCCTAGGGTTGATGGGGATGACGCGCCGCATGTACACGTACTCGGCTGGTCTCGGCTGGACGCCGCTCAACGTCGTCGCGACGGTCGGGGCGGTGTTGATGGGCATCGGGTTTATCGTGCTTTGTTACAACATTTATTACAGCGCCCGCTACGGCGAGCGCGACATGACCGGCGACCCGTGGAACGGACGGACGCTTGAGTGGGCGACCGCGTCGCCGCCGGTGCATTACAATTTCCCGGTGACGCCGGTTGTCGAAGATGTGGACGCGTATTGGGTGATGAAGAAAAAGTATGGCGGCTTCCACGTGAAAGAAGAAGACTTGAAGCCGATCCATATGCCAAGCAACTCAGGACGCCCGTTTTGGATGTCGGTGGCGTTTTTCGTCGCCGGGTTCGGCCTTGTGTTCAAGTGGTTTGCGTTGGCTATCGTTGGTGCGTTGTTCATTGTGCTTGGATTGATTCTCCGCTCATTTGAAGACGATGATGGCTACCATATTCCGGTTGACGAAATCAAACGGATGGAACGAGCGGCGCGGAAGGGGGCGTGA
- the qoxC gene encoding Quinol oxidase subunit 3 — protein sequence MGEAAHRYEETVPLEYRTQESRLNILGFWIFLGAEVALFATLFATYLVLFQRTGSGPTAAELFEVKDVLIETLLLLTSSFTCGLAIFEMRRGRMSGLIAWLLVTLLLGVGFITVEIREFIHYVHEGATMQTSAFLSSFFVLVGTHGAHVGLGIGWMILIIIQLLQRGLTAKTARKVFIVSLYWHFLDVVWIFIFTLVYLLGMVV from the coding sequence ATGGGAGAAGCTGCACATCGCTATGAGGAAACGGTGCCGCTGGAGTATCGGACGCAAGAAAGTCGGTTGAACATATTGGGTTTCTGGATTTTCCTCGGGGCGGAAGTCGCGCTGTTTGCGACGCTGTTTGCGACGTATCTCGTCTTGTTCCAACGGACCGGCTCGGGGCCGACGGCAGCGGAGCTGTTTGAGGTAAAAGACGTTTTGATCGAAACGTTGTTGCTGTTGACGAGCAGTTTCACATGTGGGTTGGCCATTTTTGAAATGCGCCGCGGCCGCATGAGCGGGCTGATTGCCTGGCTGCTCGTGACGCTTCTGCTTGGGGTGGGGTTTATTACGGTTGAAATTCGCGAGTTCATCCATTACGTCCATGAAGGAGCGACGATGCAGACGAGCGCATTTTTATCAAGCTTTTTCGTGCTCGTCGGCACGCACGGCGCCCACGTCGGCTTAGGGATCGGCTGGATGATTCTCATCATCATCCAGCTTCTCCAACGCGGGTTGACGGCGAAAACGGCCCGGAAAGTGTTTATCGTCAGTTTGTACTGGCACTTTTTAGACGTGGTTTGGATTTTCATTTTTACGCTTGTCTATTTGCTAGGGATGGTGGTATAA
- the qoxD gene encoding Quinol oxidase subunit 4 yields the protein MGANGHHESFPWKHIIGFLLSLVLTFAALWVALSSGLPLKAVIVIIVLFAIIQASLQLFLFMHVNESDSGKVQTFNMVYSFFIAVVVVAGSIWVMQFVL from the coding sequence ATGGGGGCTAACGGCCATCATGAATCATTTCCGTGGAAACATATCATTGGGTTTTTGTTGTCGCTCGTCTTGACGTTTGCGGCTCTTTGGGTGGCGCTCTCGTCTGGGCTGCCGCTTAAAGCCGTGATCGTCATCATCGTCTTGTTCGCGATCATCCAAGCGAGCTTGCAGCTGTTTCTATTCATGCACGTCAACGAAAGCGACAGCGGCAAAGTGCAAACGTTCAACATGGTATACAGCTTCTTTATTGCTGTTGTCGTTGTCGCCGGTTCGATTTGGGTGATGCAGTTTGTGTTGTAA